The Sphingobacterium bambusae genome includes a window with the following:
- a CDS encoding DUF4270 family protein: protein MNQFLKRSITFFALPVFILIIAGACDKDMSVMLDNTATNNVGVSFIDSFTVNTSTVQLNNMPSAGTGSVLVGKAADSRFGEVKSTSYFRIGFSSIANDIPEAAVFDSLNLVLRPTTNRYYFGDTTKVQRISVHQLDQVLESKTLTGGIQNTALPIYVTGASIFNDQTFDYNPVSIGAASFAPRVRALDSLNIRLDASIGQNFFDLIKANDLRVSSNENFRDYFKGLVLVPDEENTAVLAFNDTVQVKINYSYTGTDGFRRSGSKILSLVDRSLQFNHIAYDREGTVFEPLTAVNREMQTSTTSGLTYVQSGTGVVAKLDFPSLKEFLQDENISINKAELVIETSSPANTMYPIPGSLMLFVANHEGVPTSFIPTPFGTGTVQQAAFAGGNQAGRNGRYTFNMILYMKNLKSTGTYDNTSLYLSSVFPGTASTFSTFNTAFIAVENARPKIKLNILYTKFR from the coding sequence ATGAATCAATTTTTAAAGAGAAGTATTACCTTTTTTGCACTACCAGTTTTTATACTAATCATAGCGGGAGCGTGCGACAAAGATATGAGCGTGATGTTGGATAATACCGCCACGAACAATGTGGGCGTATCTTTTATCGACTCCTTTACGGTTAATACTTCTACGGTTCAACTGAACAATATGCCATCTGCAGGTACGGGCAGTGTATTGGTAGGAAAAGCCGCCGACAGTCGCTTTGGCGAAGTTAAATCGACCTCTTACTTCAGGATAGGTTTCTCCAGTATAGCCAACGACATTCCCGAAGCAGCGGTATTCGATTCCTTGAATTTGGTATTAAGACCGACAACAAATCGTTATTATTTCGGAGACACGACAAAAGTGCAACGCATCAGCGTTCACCAACTGGATCAAGTATTGGAATCCAAAACGCTTACCGGAGGAATCCAAAATACTGCCTTGCCAATTTATGTAACCGGAGCATCTATTTTCAATGACCAAACCTTCGACTACAATCCCGTAAGTATAGGCGCTGCGAGCTTTGCTCCGCGTGTGCGGGCGTTGGATTCCCTAAATATTCGTCTAGACGCGTCCATAGGGCAGAATTTTTTCGACCTTATCAAAGCGAATGATCTACGCGTGTCATCCAACGAAAACTTTCGCGATTATTTTAAAGGCTTAGTGTTGGTGCCTGACGAAGAAAATACGGCGGTACTTGCCTTTAATGATACCGTACAAGTAAAGATCAACTATAGCTACACCGGTACGGACGGTTTTAGAAGATCAGGATCAAAAATATTGAGTCTTGTTGACCGCAGCTTGCAGTTTAACCATATTGCATATGACCGTGAAGGAACTGTATTCGAACCCTTGACGGCAGTCAACCGCGAGATGCAAACGAGTACCACATCTGGCCTTACCTATGTACAATCGGGAACTGGTGTTGTAGCGAAGTTAGACTTTCCTTCGTTAAAAGAATTTTTACAGGATGAAAATATATCGATCAACAAGGCTGAATTGGTTATCGAGACCAGTTCGCCGGCCAACACGATGTATCCTATTCCAGGTAGCCTGATGCTATTTGTTGCGAACCACGAGGGGGTTCCCACATCATTCATACCAACACCGTTTGGCACAGGAACCGTTCAGCAGGCGGCTTTTGCAGGAGGCAATCAAGCAGGAAGAAATGGAAGGTATACCTTCAACATGATTTTGTATATGAAGAATCTCAAGTCTACCGGCACCTACGATAACACTTCGCTCTACCTGAGCTCGGTGTTTCCTGGCACGGCTAGCACCTTCAGCACATTTAATACTGCATTTATCGCCGTCGAAAATGCAAGACCCAAAATAAAATTGAATATATTGTACACTAAATTTAGATAA
- a CDS encoding TetR/AcrR family transcriptional regulator, with translation MKDTTLSRKEKIMKVALSLFATKGYVDTSTKEISVEAGVSEALIFKHFGNKDSLLAHIIKAGYRRVLSHHRGMMTYRNPKEFLQNMIFLPSKLVAEEPLFWKLQERLSHNSFSKQQHEQFMKPVQPILVKAFTELGYRDPELETQLLLLLIDMLWKREASGDINNGVSLSQLLEKKYELL, from the coding sequence ATGAAAGATACGACGTTAAGCCGTAAAGAGAAAATAATGAAAGTAGCACTTTCGCTTTTTGCTACGAAAGGCTATGTAGATACGTCAACGAAAGAGATATCGGTAGAAGCGGGCGTTTCCGAGGCTCTTATATTTAAGCATTTTGGGAATAAAGATTCTTTGCTAGCGCATATCATAAAAGCTGGCTATCGTCGTGTGCTATCGCATCATAGGGGCATGATGACCTACCGAAACCCAAAGGAATTTCTGCAGAATATGATTTTTCTCCCCAGTAAATTGGTGGCTGAAGAACCTCTTTTTTGGAAACTGCAGGAACGACTTTCGCATAATAGCTTTTCTAAGCAACAACACGAGCAATTTATGAAACCTGTGCAGCCCATTTTGGTTAAAGCTTTTACTGAGCTGGGTTATAGAGATCCGGAGTTGGAAACACAGCTCCTGTTGTTACTCATCGATATGCTTTGGAAGCGTGAAGCTAGCGGCGATATCAATAATGGCGTAAGTTTGTCGCAGCTGCTGGAAAAGAAATATGAACTACTATAG
- a CDS encoding lamin tail domain-containing protein has translation MLNSIKIKQKCLLIFSILSILDGYAQTGLVVSELMVHPLSNAVFTNEYIELYNNGTQVIALEDYTLQVANTSIRLGNYYLAPRQYILLVAASAAPHFERYGNVMPIQTWRILNNINGTVSLLNKEQMVVDHVSYSNNWYGNPQKRNGGWSLERINPNLPCNNGNTWRASEAANGGTPAQQNSIWDERYVPTIRLTVQEINDESIVFGVFPSVADVSFGQHSEITVETVDLSIARYELGTESLTLYTSAALTWDTPIAIHFRDIRYCGQSQTVSISLFRSSTSLYNDLVINEVLFNPKVNGVDFVELYNRSNKTINLRGWRIGNRVISTEDLLMEPDDYRVLSSSPQRVQEDYPNAVSENFIAMQSLPAYPNERGIVLLYDQQRLIDSLFYQSSMHQPFLADVKGISLERQSSEEDTNSKGNFSSASTLVGGATPGYRNSTDVEKKVEKNSWWLDRKTFTPSGNGSESILVFNYAFSERNPMLNLTIYDSNGRVVNRLIRNKSAGLAGEVIWDGRNEQGALCPSGIYIYQSEIHTSEGHYQQFKGSFVLINAGK, from the coding sequence ATGCTCAATTCAATAAAAATCAAACAAAAATGTTTGTTAATTTTTTCAATATTATCAATATTGGATGGATACGCACAAACAGGCTTAGTTGTATCGGAACTGATGGTTCACCCCCTAAGTAATGCTGTGTTTACAAATGAGTACATAGAACTTTATAATAATGGTACGCAGGTTATTGCACTTGAAGATTACACGCTACAGGTCGCCAACACCTCCATTCGACTTGGGAACTACTACTTGGCGCCTCGACAATATATCCTACTGGTGGCAGCCAGCGCCGCACCGCATTTCGAACGATACGGTAATGTCATGCCCATACAAACTTGGCGCATATTGAACAACATCAACGGAACCGTTAGTTTATTGAATAAGGAGCAAATGGTCGTCGACCACGTCTCGTATAGCAACAACTGGTATGGAAACCCGCAAAAAAGAAATGGTGGATGGAGCCTTGAACGCATTAATCCCAATCTTCCGTGTAACAACGGCAACACCTGGAGGGCTTCCGAAGCAGCAAACGGTGGCACGCCCGCGCAACAAAATTCTATTTGGGACGAGCGTTACGTGCCTACTATTAGGCTTACTGTTCAAGAGATCAACGACGAAAGCATTGTATTTGGTGTCTTTCCTTCCGTCGCAGACGTTTCCTTCGGTCAACATAGCGAAATTACGGTCGAAACCGTCGACCTTTCCATAGCCCGTTACGAGCTCGGCACAGAAAGCCTCACCTTGTACACATCCGCAGCGTTGACATGGGACACACCTATCGCTATACACTTTCGCGACATCCGCTATTGCGGACAATCTCAAACGGTATCGATCTCGCTCTTCCGCTCGTCTACGAGCCTTTACAACGATCTCGTCATAAACGAAGTTCTCTTCAATCCGAAAGTCAACGGTGTAGATTTTGTCGAGCTCTACAATCGGTCAAACAAAACCATCAACCTTCGCGGATGGCGGATTGGAAACCGGGTAATCAGTACGGAAGACCTGCTTATGGAACCTGACGACTATCGAGTGCTAAGCAGCTCACCGCAACGCGTGCAGGAAGATTATCCAAATGCGGTAAGCGAAAACTTTATCGCCATGCAAAGCTTACCAGCGTACCCCAATGAACGTGGTATAGTCTTATTATACGATCAACAACGGCTAATCGATAGCCTCTTCTATCAAAGCAGTATGCATCAACCTTTTTTGGCGGATGTCAAAGGCATCTCTTTGGAAAGACAATCCAGTGAAGAAGACACCAACAGCAAAGGAAATTTCAGTTCAGCATCCACTTTGGTGGGAGGCGCAACGCCCGGATATCGAAATTCGACCGATGTGGAAAAAAAAGTGGAAAAAAATTCGTGGTGGCTCGATCGAAAAACCTTTACTCCAAGTGGTAATGGATCGGAAAGCATACTTGTTTTTAATTACGCATTTTCGGAACGTAATCCGATGTTAAACCTGACAATTTACGATAGCAATGGAAGAGTAGTCAACCGATTGATTCGCAACAAAAGTGCAGGTTTGGCTGGCGAAGTCATCTGGGATGGGCGGAATGAACAGGGAGCGCTATGCCCCTCTGGCATCTATATCTATCAATCCGAAATACACACATCAGAAGGTCATTATCAACAGTTTAAAGGCAGCTTTGTATTAATCAACGCAGGGAAATAG
- a CDS encoding NAD-dependent epimerase/dehydratase family protein translates to MKERIIMIGANGQIGSELAAALRQKFGNENVITSDIREPNNRKEGEIFETINVLDKEALKALFEKYKPTQIYLLAAMLSATGEQYPQKAWDLNMNGLLHVLDLALELGINKIFWPSSIAVFGPHSPKKDTDQYCIMDPTSIYGISKLAGERLCEYYHNRYGLDIRSIRYPGIISWKTAPGGGTTDYAVHIFFEALKQGKYASFLSAETELPMLYMEDAVRGTIALMDAPAEQISIRSSYNLAGLSFTPAQIAEEIKKILPNFEMSYVENDPRQAIANSWPASIDDAYARNDWGWKPDFDLAAMTKDMIENLKRAL, encoded by the coding sequence ATGAAAGAGCGTATTATTATGATTGGGGCAAATGGTCAAATCGGATCAGAATTGGCTGCTGCCCTCCGCCAAAAATTTGGCAACGAAAATGTCATCACTTCTGATATTAGGGAGCCTAACAATCGCAAAGAAGGTGAGATTTTCGAAACAATTAATGTATTGGACAAGGAAGCCCTAAAAGCCCTGTTTGAAAAATATAAACCCACACAGATCTATCTGCTTGCTGCCATGTTATCGGCCACTGGTGAGCAGTATCCTCAAAAAGCATGGGATTTAAACATGAATGGCCTCTTACACGTCTTGGATCTGGCTTTGGAACTAGGCATTAACAAGATATTTTGGCCAAGCTCCATTGCCGTTTTCGGTCCCCATTCACCCAAGAAAGATACGGATCAATACTGCATCATGGATCCGACAAGTATCTATGGTATCAGTAAATTAGCTGGAGAGCGCCTATGTGAATATTACCACAACCGATATGGCCTTGACATCCGTAGCATCCGTTATCCGGGCATCATCTCTTGGAAAACAGCCCCTGGGGGAGGCACCACGGACTATGCTGTACACATCTTTTTCGAAGCTTTAAAACAGGGTAAATATGCGTCTTTCCTCTCAGCAGAAACAGAATTACCCATGCTATACATGGAAGACGCCGTTCGTGGCACAATCGCCTTGATGGATGCGCCAGCTGAGCAGATCAGCATACGCTCCAGTTATAATTTGGCTGGTCTATCTTTTACACCGGCTCAAATTGCGGAAGAAATTAAAAAAATTCTTCCTAATTTTGAGATGTCCTATGTCGAAAATGATCCCCGGCAAGCTATCGCCAACTCTTGGCCAGCCAGTATCGATGACGCTTACGCACGTAACGATTGGGGATGGAAACCAGATTTTGATCTGGCAGCCATGACAAAAGACATGATTGAAAACCTCAAAAGAGCATTATAA
- a CDS encoding response regulator transcription factor: MVDVLYVEDETSLALIVSDSLEAHGFQVVHKQNGRDAVIAFKHKKPDIVVLDIMMPMMDGFSVAQEIRKVDLHTPIIFLTAMTQTEDVVKGFHLGANDYVRKPFKIEELIVRIEALTKKANIVQAQKQYQIGHFTLDTIKSTLSLGNEQEKLSFREVELLRRLYEHKDEVVPREEIIRAYWNDDTYFTGRSLDVFISRIRKYLSKDERIKITNIRSIGYMLTID; the protein is encoded by the coding sequence ATGGTAGACGTATTATATGTAGAAGACGAAACAAGCTTAGCTCTAATCGTTTCGGATAGTTTGGAAGCGCACGGTTTTCAGGTCGTTCATAAGCAAAATGGACGTGATGCGGTTATCGCCTTCAAACATAAGAAGCCCGATATTGTTGTTTTGGATATCATGATGCCGATGATGGATGGATTTTCCGTAGCGCAAGAAATTCGAAAAGTCGATTTGCATACACCGATTATCTTTCTGACCGCCATGACGCAGACCGAAGATGTGGTTAAAGGATTCCACCTTGGAGCCAACGACTATGTGCGTAAGCCTTTTAAGATCGAAGAGCTTATCGTGCGTATTGAGGCGCTTACGAAAAAGGCAAACATTGTACAGGCACAAAAGCAGTATCAAATTGGTCATTTTACCTTAGACACGATTAAATCAACCTTAAGCTTGGGCAACGAGCAGGAGAAATTGTCTTTCCGCGAAGTGGAGCTACTGCGAAGGCTGTACGAGCATAAAGACGAGGTGGTGCCGCGGGAAGAGATTATCCGTGCCTACTGGAACGATGATACCTATTTTACCGGACGAAGCCTAGATGTTTTTATCAGTCGCATACGAAAATACCTCTCTAAAGACGAAAGGATCAAGATAACCAATATCCGTAGCATTGGATATATGTTGACGATTGACTAA
- a CDS encoding YebC/PmpR family DNA-binding transcriptional regulator → MGRAFEFRKERKFKRWAKMAVQFTRLGKEIAMAVKEGGPHPENNSRLRTAVQNAKAVNMPKDRVEAAIKRASEKDAKGYEEYVYEGYGPHGVPVLIETATDNTNRTVANIRSYFTKAGGSLGKTGSLDFIFQRKSVFRFNASEETDVEELELELIDGGLEELYVEADEEGNDVVVVQTSFEDFGNMQNLLEEKGIEVKSAKLERIALSNTSINEEQAAEVLKMIDKIEEDDDVQAVYHNMD, encoded by the coding sequence ATGGGTAGAGCCTTTGAATTCAGAAAAGAAAGAAAATTTAAACGCTGGGCCAAAATGGCCGTACAGTTTACACGTTTAGGAAAAGAAATCGCGATGGCCGTAAAAGAGGGCGGCCCTCACCCCGAGAACAATTCACGTCTACGTACAGCTGTACAGAATGCGAAGGCGGTGAACATGCCGAAAGACCGTGTCGAAGCAGCCATCAAACGCGCTTCCGAGAAAGACGCCAAAGGTTATGAAGAATATGTATATGAAGGATACGGCCCGCATGGGGTTCCCGTGTTGATTGAAACAGCAACGGACAACACGAATCGTACTGTTGCTAACATCAGAAGCTACTTCACGAAAGCTGGAGGTTCCCTTGGCAAAACCGGTTCATTAGATTTTATTTTCCAACGAAAATCTGTCTTTCGCTTTAACGCGTCCGAAGAGACAGATGTAGAAGAACTAGAATTGGAGCTGATTGATGGAGGATTGGAAGAGCTTTATGTGGAGGCAGATGAAGAAGGCAATGATGTTGTTGTCGTCCAAACATCTTTTGAAGATTTCGGGAATATGCAAAACCTACTTGAGGAAAAAGGCATTGAAGTGAAATCGGCAAAGCTAGAGCGTATTGCTTTATCGAATACCAGCATCAATGAGGAGCAGGCTGCTGAGGTCTTGAAAATGATCGATAAAATCGAAGAAGATGACGATGTACAGGCCGTTTACCACAATATGGATTAG
- the pncA gene encoding bifunctional nicotinamidase/pyrazinamidase: MKALVIVDMQYDFLPGGRLAVPNGEEIIDVINTIQKDYDLVVATQDWHPADHYSFISQHLGQNVYDTIMLQGLEQTLWPDHCVQGSPGADFVAELDTLKVAAIFRKGMDRHIDSYSGFFDNGHLQATGLAGYLHAKGVNEVHVCGLAADYCVFFTAMDSLQMGFETSILLDATRAIDPAKLAEKLALFRSKGGKVR; the protein is encoded by the coding sequence ATGAAAGCACTTGTTATCGTTGACATGCAATATGACTTTTTGCCCGGTGGACGCTTGGCAGTCCCTAATGGCGAAGAGATTATTGACGTTATTAATACTATTCAAAAGGACTATGATCTTGTTGTTGCTACGCAAGACTGGCACCCTGCCGACCATTATAGTTTTATCTCCCAACATCTTGGGCAAAATGTTTACGATACGATCATGCTGCAGGGACTCGAGCAAACACTCTGGCCAGATCACTGCGTACAAGGGTCACCTGGTGCCGATTTTGTCGCTGAATTGGATACGCTTAAGGTAGCGGCTATTTTTCGAAAAGGAATGGACAGACATATCGATAGTTACTCTGGTTTTTTCGATAATGGACATCTTCAGGCCACCGGTTTGGCGGGCTATCTTCACGCCAAAGGTGTGAATGAGGTGCACGTCTGTGGCCTCGCTGCTGACTACTGCGTTTTTTTTACGGCTATGGATAGTTTGCAAATGGGCTTTGAAACCAGCATCCTGCTTGACGCGACTCGAGCAATCGACCCGGCAAAACTAGCGGAAAAGTTGGCGTTGTTCCGTTCCAAAGGAGGGAAAGTTCGTTAG
- a CDS encoding aspartate-semialdehyde dehydrogenase, translating into MKVAVVGATGLVGSEILTVLAERNFPVTELIPVASEKSKGKEIEFKGKKYKVVTPAEAIALKPQVALFSAGGGTSTEFAPLYAEAGITVVDNSSAWRMDPTKKLVVPEVNGDVLTADDKIIANPNCSTIQMVVVLKPLHEKYKIKRVVVSTYQSVTGTGVKAVTQLMDERAGKEGEKAYPYQIDLNVIPHIDVFQENGYTKEEMKMIKETNKIMGDDSIRVTATTVRIPVMGGHSESVNIEFENDFDLDTVRALLSEQEGVIVVDDPANLKYPMPKDAHGKDEVLVGRIRRDESQDNTLNLWVVADNLRKGAATNAVQIAELLDKKGLI; encoded by the coding sequence ATGAAAGTTGCAGTAGTAGGCGCAACAGGCCTTGTTGGGTCAGAGATCTTGACCGTTTTAGCAGAACGTAATTTCCCGGTAACAGAATTGATTCCTGTAGCATCTGAGAAGAGCAAGGGTAAGGAAATCGAGTTTAAGGGAAAGAAGTATAAGGTCGTGACACCAGCCGAAGCTATTGCACTAAAACCACAAGTGGCTTTGTTTTCTGCTGGAGGCGGCACATCTACTGAATTTGCCCCCCTTTATGCAGAGGCAGGAATTACCGTGGTAGATAATTCATCTGCTTGGCGGATGGATCCAACAAAGAAGCTTGTTGTGCCAGAAGTTAACGGTGATGTGTTGACGGCTGACGACAAGATTATTGCCAATCCGAATTGTTCGACCATACAAATGGTGGTCGTACTAAAACCTTTGCACGAAAAGTATAAGATTAAGCGTGTTGTTGTTTCAACATACCAATCCGTTACGGGGACAGGTGTGAAGGCTGTTACACAATTAATGGATGAGCGCGCTGGAAAAGAAGGCGAAAAGGCATACCCTTATCAAATCGATTTAAATGTCATTCCGCATATCGATGTATTCCAAGAAAATGGTTATACAAAAGAGGAAATGAAGATGATCAAGGAAACGAATAAGATTATGGGCGATGATAGCATTCGCGTCACGGCAACAACCGTTCGTATCCCTGTGATGGGTGGTCACTCGGAATCGGTCAATATCGAATTTGAGAACGATTTTGATCTAGATACCGTACGTGCTCTTTTATCAGAACAAGAAGGGGTAATTGTTGTAGATGATCCGGCGAATCTTAAATACCCGATGCCGAAGGATGCGCATGGTAAAGATGAAGTTCTTGTTGGTCGTATCCGTCGGGACGAGTCTCAAGATAATACCTTGAATCTTTGGGTTGTTGCAGATAACCTTCGTAAAGGTGCTGCTACCAATGCTGTTCAAATCGCAGAATTGTTAGACAAAAAGGGATTGATCTAG
- a CDS encoding sensor histidine kinase, translated as MLKKYKILLALIVLTATGMAMVLLFWLVGSYKSERELFLGTAERSLFNVLQKYYQNEFAESPKRARTDSLESQRRHKGMLNLLKHVYPDLDVAPMRTYLDTADFRRGRNRRGRDDEHAKETPNELLPLYLLEKMDFNAQLVDTLEARLAKALARNGIQAKFQLSTEIIPRERFDQHVRDRKKQAYLFTRPILINPENEQFLLARFDNPWPYLAVKLGGQFVFSLLLLTALIGTFIYLLKTIRKQNQSAILRKAFVNNMTHELKTPVSTVMAAVEAIQRFVAKDDKVRMHKYLDISKAELEHLNDMIERVLALDVDETHRVRLTKSTFDLVPFVRSCLEVATIATQKQVKVIFNPDVERLDLLADEAHLKNVLGNLLDNAIKYSDDPVQITVTLKDRTNDVVLSIADKGKGIPAEHLPRVFDMFFRVPAGTVHEVKGFGLGLAYVKHVLEQHAGRIRVQSEIGKGSIFTINIPKNQL; from the coding sequence ATGTTAAAAAAGTATAAAATCCTGCTTGCACTGATCGTCTTAACGGCTACTGGAATGGCCATGGTGTTGTTGTTTTGGCTGGTTGGGAGCTATAAAAGTGAACGCGAACTATTTCTTGGAACGGCAGAACGTTCCTTGTTCAATGTGCTACAAAAGTATTACCAAAATGAGTTTGCGGAGTCCCCGAAACGAGCGCGTACCGATAGTTTAGAGAGCCAACGCCGACATAAAGGAATGCTCAATTTGTTAAAACATGTCTATCCAGATTTGGATGTCGCCCCTATGCGTACTTATCTAGATACCGCTGATTTCCGACGCGGCAGAAATCGACGAGGGCGGGATGACGAGCATGCTAAAGAAACACCGAACGAACTATTGCCGCTGTACTTACTGGAAAAGATGGACTTTAACGCGCAATTGGTAGACACCTTGGAAGCACGTTTGGCGAAAGCTTTGGCTCGAAACGGCATTCAGGCCAAATTTCAGCTTTCTACGGAAATTATTCCGCGTGAACGTTTTGATCAACATGTCCGAGATAGGAAGAAACAGGCCTACTTATTTACTCGTCCCATCTTAATCAACCCCGAGAACGAACAATTCCTTTTGGCGAGATTCGATAACCCTTGGCCATATTTGGCTGTTAAGTTGGGTGGACAATTTGTTTTCTCCTTGCTCTTGCTCACGGCGTTGATAGGTACCTTTATTTATCTATTGAAAACCATTCGAAAGCAGAATCAATCAGCCATTCTAAGGAAGGCATTTGTTAATAATATGACGCATGAGTTGAAAACACCGGTGTCTACCGTAATGGCGGCCGTCGAAGCTATACAACGTTTTGTGGCCAAAGACGATAAAGTACGGATGCATAAGTACTTGGATATTTCGAAGGCAGAGCTAGAGCATTTGAATGATATGATTGAACGGGTGCTTGCGCTTGATGTGGACGAGACACATCGGGTGCGTTTGACCAAAAGTACGTTTGATTTGGTACCTTTTGTCCGAAGCTGTCTAGAAGTGGCTACTATTGCTACACAAAAGCAGGTGAAGGTGATTTTTAATCCCGATGTGGAACGCTTAGATTTACTTGCGGACGAGGCACATTTAAAGAATGTTCTTGGTAATTTGTTGGACAATGCAATAAAGTACTCCGATGATCCCGTGCAGATAACGGTGACCTTAAAAGACCGCACAAATGATGTGGTATTGTCCATCGCTGATAAAGGGAAGGGGATTCCTGCTGAGCATCTACCTAGGGTTTTTGATATGTTTTTCCGTGTCCCAGCCGGGACAGTACATGAGGTCAAGGGATTCGGCTTAGGTCTCGCCTACGTCAAACATGTGCTTGAGCAGCATGCTGGCCGCATTCGGGTGCAAAGTGAAATTGGAAAAGGTAGTATATTTACAATCAATATTCCTAAAAACCAGCTATAA
- a CDS encoding Kelch repeat-containing protein, which translates to MNKKNWLLLILACTIAFTSFNSCKKDNDEDTTDTGPTEWVRSIVFKNDPRNGAASFTIGNEAYVVGGFVRNEGVVNDGSSFNGSTWTDITDFPGEARQMAVGFSINGKGYVGTGSTGSEDLDDFYSYDPATKVWTAIAPFPGRARYGAVAFTLGNFAYVGLGSTRTDAKFSDFYRYDPATNTWSEISVPFKYKKAFAFAFVIGDRAYVGGGYANSSSLPEDFYSFDGTNWTALADLNRNDDTYTYDARKYNASAFVVGNAGYVVSGRSGSSITSTVWKYEPASDSWTDKHQALPADAREKAVGFALNGKGYITTGLNGAFIFDNTWEFTQVR; encoded by the coding sequence ATGAATAAGAAAAATTGGCTATTGTTAATCTTAGCCTGCACTATTGCTTTTACATCGTTCAACTCGTGCAAGAAGGATAATGATGAGGATACTACCGATACGGGACCAACGGAATGGGTAAGATCGATTGTTTTCAAAAACGATCCTAGAAATGGGGCAGCTTCTTTCACTATTGGCAACGAAGCTTACGTGGTAGGTGGATTTGTCAGAAATGAAGGTGTCGTTAATGATGGTTCCAGTTTTAATGGTTCGACATGGACTGACATTACTGATTTCCCTGGCGAAGCCCGCCAAATGGCCGTAGGATTTTCGATCAACGGAAAAGGTTATGTTGGTACAGGATCTACAGGTTCCGAAGATCTTGATGACTTCTATAGTTACGATCCAGCAACCAAGGTATGGACTGCTATCGCTCCTTTCCCAGGCCGAGCTCGCTATGGCGCTGTAGCCTTCACTTTAGGTAACTTTGCTTATGTTGGGTTAGGATCAACTCGCACAGATGCTAAGTTTAGCGATTTTTACCGCTACGATCCTGCGACGAACACATGGTCAGAAATCTCTGTTCCTTTTAAATACAAGAAAGCGTTTGCCTTTGCGTTCGTTATTGGCGACAGAGCTTACGTAGGCGGTGGATATGCAAACAGCTCCAGCTTACCTGAAGATTTCTACTCCTTTGATGGAACAAACTGGACAGCTCTTGCTGATTTGAACCGTAATGACGATACCTATACATACGATGCAAGAAAATACAATGCTAGTGCATTTGTTGTAGGCAATGCAGGTTATGTGGTTAGCGGTCGCAGCGGATCTAGCATCACCAGTACAGTATGGAAATATGAGCCTGCATCTGACTCTTGGACAGACAAGCATCAAGCACTTCCTGCAGACGCTCGTGAAAAAGCAGTAGGATTCGCCTTAAACGGAAAAGGATATATCACAACTGGATTGAATGGTGCATTCATCTTTGATAACACCTGGGAATTTACACAAGTACGTTAA